A window of Apium graveolens cultivar Ventura chromosome 8, ASM990537v1, whole genome shotgun sequence contains these coding sequences:
- the LOC141679508 gene encoding protein FAR1-RELATED SEQUENCE 5-like, with protein MLMGGVPYLNQIFQSVDEAGHFFRAYALRNGFAIKIQASHRNKDNEIYGCLYVCRLYGKSVVAESSQNKRRREVLPKSECKVRMYVNYQKKKRHWEVTSLELVHNHGLVSPSKMNLVQRERHVNTATRSLIKTLYGSGVRNYQVMNVIGNIHGGNDKIGFNVQHVRNVLRDERKKRFEISDAQAGLDLLHRLNEESGSKYFIRTKVDEENRLKCLVWIDPRCIMAYQNFGDVMAFDTTYRINRYAMPFVPFTGVNHHYQSVIFGFALMRDEHASTFKWILRTWLEGVGNNPPLTIITDQDQAMASAIAVVLPNTTHLLCSWHISQKFPEKLAHYYSAFPEFKTDFNNCIYKSLTECVFEARWASFVEKYHLQDHKWLKGLYELKHKWIPAYTRNKFLAFQNSTSRSEGMNSFFDKYVSSATGLKEFIENAQKALARQFMREKEEDYVTINLKRPMKLHTTLEYHASCIYTKEMFRRFQDELVESSKYFVEKDRRASEEGERMGDVYTYYSCYRPMSDPTRRNVYFVAFEKASSLGMCTCRMLEHSGLPCRHLLAVFTKKRVSEIPPYYINRRWTMHANRVDGVLPYNLDVGQSHEMTSTDRFNSMTMLTMSFCQSSIASKERYDYVVGVMNREIPILEKMSVDGIKSYESNSQAPNASAHEETILDPIMSQTKGRKKDVRFKSSIESIGKKEKPPRRCTYCQMEGHDKRKCASRLEDLKNVQESQYN; from the coding sequence ATGTTGATGGGGGGAGTTCCATATTTGAATCAAATTTTTCAAAGTGTGGATGAGGCCGGTCATTTTTTTAGGGCTTATGCTTTACGAAATGGATTTGCTATTAAAATTCAAGCTAGCCATCGTAATAAAGACAACGAGATATATGGTTGTTTATATGTTTGTAGGCTTTATGGAAAAAGTGTCGTCGCCGAGAGTAGTCAAAATAAACGGCGTAGAGAGGTTCTTCCTAAAAGCGAGTGCAAGGTGAGGATGTAtgtcaattatcaaaagaaaaaacgTCACTGGGAGGTAACTAGCCTTGAATTGGTACACAACCACGGTCTTGTTTCCCCTAGTAAGATGAATTTGGTACAACGAGAAAGACATGTCAACACCGCGACCCGTAGTTTGATTAAAACGCTTTATGGTTCGGGGGTTCGTAATTATCAAGTGATGAATGTGATTGGTAACATTCATGGAGGTAATGACAAAATTGGTTTCAATGTTCAACATGTTAGGAATGTGTTAAGAGACGAGAGGAAGAAAAGGTTTGAGATTAGTGACGCCCAAGCGGGGTTGGACTTGTTGCATAGGTTGAATGAAGAAAGTggttctaaatattttattaggaCCAAAGTCGATGAAGAGAATCGCTTGAAGTGTCTAGTATGGATTGATCCGAGATGTATAATGGCTTACCAAAATTTTGGCGATGTTATGGCTTTTGATACCACTTATCGGATAAATAGGTATGCAATGCCATTTGTCCCATTTACCGGAGTCAATCATCATTATCAATCGGTAATTTTCGGGTTTGCATTGATGCGGGATGAACACGCGTCGACTTTTAAGTGGATTCTCCGTACTTGGCTTGAAGGTGTGGGGAATAATCCTCCATTGACTATAATCACGGATCAAGATCAAGCCATGGCAAGCGCTATTGCGGTTGTACTCCCGAATACTACCCATTTATTGTGTTCTTGGCACATTAGTCAAAAATTCCCGGAGAAATTAGCTCATTATTATTCGGCTTTTCCGGAATTCAAGACGGACTTCAACAATTGCATTTATAAATCTCTCACCGAATGTGTTTTTGAAGCTAGATGGGCGTCGTTTGTGGAAAAGTATCACTTGCAAGATCATAAATGGTTAAAGGGGTTATATGAGTTGAAGCACAAGTGGATTCCTGCATATACTAGAAACAAATTTTTGGCGTTTCAAAATAGTACATCGAGGAGTGAGGGGATGAATTCTTTCTTTGATAAGTATGTGAGTTCGGCAACGGGTTTGAAGGAATTCATTGAAAATGCCCAAAAAGCATTGGCAAGGCAATTCATGAGGGAGAAGGAAGAAGATTATGTCACCATTAATCTAAAACGTCCCATGAAATTGCATACCACATTAGAGTATCATGCTTCTTGTATCTACACTAAGGAAATGTTTAGAAGATTTCAAGATGAATTGGTTGAGTCTTCAAAATACTTTGTTGAAAAAGACCGACGAGCTAGTGAAGAAGGGGAGAGAATGGGGGATGTTTATACGTACTATAGTTGTTATAGGCCCATGTCCGATCCTACGAGAAGAAATGTTTATTTTGTGGCATTCGAGAAAGCAAGCTCTTTGGGAATGTGTACGTGTAGAATGCTTGAACATTCGGGGCTACCTTGTAGACACCTATTGGCGGTCTTCACTAAGAAACGGGTTTCGGAAATTCCCCCGTATTACATAAACCGGAGGTGGACAATGCAtgccaatagagttgatggtgtgtTGCCTTACAATTTGGATGTTGGACAAAGTCATGAGATGACCTCAACCGATCGATTTAATAGCATGACAATGTTAACCATGAGTTTTTGTCAAAGTAGCATTGCATCCAAGGAACGGTATGATTATGTCGTTGGAGTGATGAATCGAGAAATACCAATTCTCGAAAAAATGAGCGTTGATGGAATTAAATCTTACGAAAGCAATTCGCAAGCTCCAAATGCAAGTGCTCATGAAGAAACAATTCTTGACCCTATTATGTCCCAAACTAAAGGGAGGAAGAAGGACGTTCGTTTCAAAAGTTCAATAGAATCGATTGGTAAAAAGGAGAAGCCGCCAAGAAGGTGCACTTATTGTCAAATGGAAGGCCATGATAAAAGGAAGTGTGCTAGTAGACTAGAAGATCTTAAAAATGTTCAAGAATCGCAATATAATTAG